The genomic segment TGGGACCATCGGTTGTATGAGCACTCCGGTCCTCGCCATCGTCTGTGCCCTCGGGATCATTGTTCCGGTGGCGCTCGGCTTCCTGCCGAGCCAGCGTAAGCGGCGTGCAGCGCGACATTGAGTCGCGCGGCCGCGTCCGCCGGTACAGCGCATAGTTGACCGACCGAAAACGATCGTTTACGGCGGGGTTGCTGCGCCCAGCTCGGCACGCCTACCGCAAACGTCCGGCGTAACCACGGATTGACGAGGCTTTTGGACGGGTGACGCGGAAGTGTGGCATCTCATTGGCAACCGAGCAGTCCGCACCCGAGCCGTCGGCTCCGGCACAGTCGGCGCCGCCGCACGGGCCATCTGCACTCGCCGAGAACGATCGGTGCCGGCATGAGCGAATGGCGCCCTCTCTGACGCCCGCGCAGATGATGTTCAGAACGAGCTTTGGGCCGACAGATTCAGCGGCCGGTGGGTGTCGGCCAGGGTCGGTAGCCTGGGGGCGTGATTGCTGTTGAGTTGCTGGGTGGCCTGATGTCCGCGATTGATGATCACCGCTGGGGAGACTTGGGCGCGTTTCTTCATGACGATTTCTCGTGCCGATACGTTCACACTGGGGAGTCCTTCGATCGAGCGTCCTGGATTCGGCTGAACGCGGAGTATCCAGGATTCGAGCACTTGCGTGTCGAAGAGATTGTCGGAGATTCGGGCCGAGCGGCCTGTCGCTCCCATGTCACGGGGCGAGGTCGTGAAGGCGTGGATCACTTCGAGTGTGCGACGTTCGTCCGAGTAAGGGACGGGCTGATTTGTGAGATGACCGAGGTCTGGACGGACGTCTCTCAGGCCGCGCCTGCTGGCAGCCGGCCAGACTCAACGCCGTCTGCCTGACTGAGTGGTCCTCCGCCGCCTCGAGTTGAGCAGCCGGGCCTGCCTACCGGGTGTGGGCGAGGCGGTAGGGGGCGGTGCTTGTTTCGATGATGGTGCCCGCCGAAAACGATCGTTTTCGGCGGGGGCGCAATGCCGAGATCGCCAGGCCCCGCGATGATGTGGTGGACAGGCGCAAGTCTTCCTCGGGATAGGCTCACCTCGATGACAACCCCCGATGTAGTACTTGCTGCCGAGAGATGGACCTCGCCACAGATCAAGCACTGGTCGCCTCAGTGGCGAGACAACTTGGCTCAATGGCTTGAGCCAAGCCTCGCGCTCGTGGGCGATGCGGAGTGGGGCGGTCAGATCCGCGACATGGTCCAGCTCCCCGTCCAGGATCCTTTGGCCTGGGCCAACCGGCTAATCGAGCTGTCGGATGGACACTGGGCTGTCGTGGGCATCCGCTTCCGGGGCCGAGACATCGAGAAGCCGTTTGTGGACGTGATCGCAACATCGCTTCCTCCTGTGCCCTCAGGCCTTGCTGCTCTCGGCGAGGTTCTGCCGCACTTCAGCGCATTCTCGCCACTATGCCTGCGGGTCAACATGCCTGATCCGGCGAGGGAACTTCAAGCGCTTGCTGCTTCGAATGCGGATGCTGGACGAGCCACCCCGGATCTGCTCATAGTGGGGCGCCCCGTGGCCGAGATGCTTGCGCGGCCGGTCGCCAGCCGATACGACGATGTTTCGCTCGTCCCTTGCGAGCCTGCGGCAGCGGCAGCACGCGTCGCAACAATCTACGACGAGCTGGCGCCGTCGCGGCCACAACTCGAACAATGGGCCACGCCGGCCGACGCCGATGCGCTCGAGGACGCCGCCGACGAGAATCTTCTTTTCGACGTTCGAGTCAACGGCACCTCAGCAGGCCTCATTGCGGCTGAGCGGGATGATGCCTACGGGTTCACCGGCTTCTGCGTTCAGGAGATTGTTCTCGACTCAGACCACCGTGGACAACAGATCGGCGTCGCCGCCCTGCAACGGCTGTGCCGAGAGCTACCCTCGGCTCCTCATGACGTGCTCTGGGGCCATATCCATCCCGGAAACGTCCCCTCTCTCCGCAATGCGCAGGAGAGCGGACGCAAGGTGGTAGCCGCCCACGTGTGGCTGACACCGCCCGGGTACAACGGTATGCCCGAATAGGGAATGCAACGCTGATCCCAACGGTCCGCTCCGCGTGCGAGTCACCGTTCCACCGTCGCCGAAAACCCTTGCCGTTTGCTAGTTATGACGAACGTTTGTGGCAGGCGTTCCAAGCCTTAGCTCTGGACCCTGCCTAAAACGATCGTTTACGGCAATCCGGCCGGTGATGACCTTCATGCGCGCGACACGCCGACCTTGACCCGCCGAAACCCACCGCCGAAACCTCACGGCGCCGAAACGCGTGTGGTACGTATTCGGCGCAGAGTCGGACGAGCGCTCTCGACAATCAGAACGCCCGTCACGAGTACGCCGAGTCACCGGTCGGTAATCGAAAACCCGGGTGCGCTCCCCCGCATCTGCCCTCAGTGCAGGTGGCACCCTCCTCAGGCGTGATGACAGCCGTTCCCGACCGCGACGAGCAGGCTCGACGCCGACCACGTTCACGTCATGATGATCGCCGGCTCTGTGCCGTCCGGCGCGACGAATCGGGCCAGGTGGGTGGCCTCGTCCCGCACAGCTGCTGTCTCGGCATCCGTCAGCGGCCGGAAGGGCGCCATGCGCAACTGATCGCGGGTCAGGCTCCAGCTTCCTTCGACGAAGCCGTCGACGAGGAACAGAGGTACGCCCGCGGACGCCCGGGGTGCGATACGTCGACGATTCTCCTCGCTGATCACCCGGGTCCGGTCCCGGTGCCCGAGAACAGCATTGTCGAAGGCGGGCAGGAACCGGACGGGTGCTGGAGCGTCCGGTTCGCCGAGCGGCGCGTCGGGCAGGTCGAACAACTCTGCTCCCTGTTCATCCCGGAAGACGCGCAGGCGCGGCCGCTGCCCTTCGACGATCTCGCGGAGTCGCGTCATCCCCGACCAGGCCTGGACGTCCATGACAGAGGCCGGACCGAATGCGGCGAGGTAGCGCAGCACCATCGTCTCGGGTTGTGATGCGTCGGCGATCGGTCGGGAGAGCCACTCGTCGGCCAAGGCGACCGGTGTCCCACGGCGATGCCCCCACCCGCCCCAGATGGGGTGAGGGGGTGGATGCACCAGCGCCTCCAGCAGCTCGAAGGCCTCGGCAAGCCGGCCAGGGCTGCGGCCGGGGAAACGGTGGACGAGCAGGTCGCCGAGCTCCCGGCGCTGCAGCGTCCTGCCGGTCAGCATCCCCCGCCCGGCGCGGCCGAGCTCGTCCGGATCGATCCCCTCGATCTGCGCCGCGTAGTACGGCTGGGCCAGTGCGCTCCGCACGAGCGTCGCGACCGTCGCCCGCAGCCAACCGAAGTCCTCGCCGCGGGCCAGATGCTGCGTCCCACGCAACATGGTCGCGTGCACCACGTCCCGGCCCTCCAGCAGGGACGTGAGGTCGTCGCGCCGGAAGTTCTCCAACCGGGCCCACAGCCCCACATAGGGTCCGTTCGGCACCTGCGCCTGCATCGCCACGAGATGCTCGATCGCCTCCCGTGGGGTCCGAGAAACGCGGCGGGTCAGCAGTTGCCGCTCCAGCAGCGTCCGGTTCAGGACTCGCCGCGTGAGTGCGCGCACACCGGCGCTCACGACTCGTCGACCGACCAGTCCATCGGTACTTCCTGCGTGATACCGATCAGGTTGCCGTCGGCCGCCTTCAACACGGCGAGACGGGCGCCGGGCATGTCGACGATCCCGGTGCCCGGATCGATGTTGTCACCCTCGGCGGCCTCGGCGGTGCCGAGCTCGGCGAGGGATCCGTCGGCGACCTCGGTCATCGCCGTGGCCCCGGCGGCGACGAGCGCTCGATGGGCCTGCTCGATGTCCTCGACCGTCCAGAAGACCAGCGGATGATCCACCCACGGCGCCGCGGTCAGCCCGATCTCCACGCCATCTCCGGAGAACGCGGCGAACTCGTCGCTGTGGAACGCGGGTTCTCGACCGAGCAACGCCGTCCAGGCAGCGATGCTCGCGGGCAGATCCCGCGCGGGCAGAACCACATTGCCGAAACCGTTCAACTGCATCATGAACACTCTCCTCGGAGCCGAGTACATGGCCGGTGGGCGTCACGCTACAGCAGACCTCGGACACTCCATGGGCTGTGCGCTGCGGGCTGCGATCGCCCGGTCCTCGTCCGCACTCCCCCGGCCATCGTCCGGCCCGCAGGCCGCGCAAACTACGACGCCGACCCCACATCGTCAATGCCCTCTTCTGCGGGGTCTCTTCTCATTACTGTCGGACCGTCGACCACTGCGGTCGAGCAGAGACCGTCCCCGCCACGATCGAGGAGCAGCAGATGACCCCAGCAGCGGATCCCACTCCCCCGAACGCCATGCCCGCGGGTCGACGACTCGCACCGCGCGCCCCGAGAATGCGCGTGACCCGATGAAGGCCATGGCGTACCGCGGACCGTACAAGATCCGCGTCGAAGAGAAACCGCGCCCGAAGATCCAGCATCCGAACGACGCCATCGTCCGCGTGACACGTGCCGCGGTGTGCGGCTCCGATCTTCATCTGTTCCACGGCATGATGCCGGACACGCGCATCGGCCACACCTTCGGACATGAGATCGTCGGAATCGTCGAGGATGTCGGACCGTCGGTGCAGAACCTCCAGCGCGGCGACCGCGTGATGGTCCCGTTCAACATCTACTGCGGTAGCTGTTACTTCTGCAGCCGCGGGTTGTTCTCGAACTGCCACAACGTCAATCCGAACGCCACCGCCGTCGGCGGCATCTACGGCTACTCGCACACGACGGGCGGTTACGACGGCGGGCAGGCGGAATTCGTCCGGGTTCCCTTCGCCGATGTGGGACCTTCCGTGATCCCGGAATGGCTGAGCTCGGAAGACGCGCTCATGCTGACGGACGCGTTCTCGACCGGTTACTTCGGTGCCCAGCTCGGCGACATCGCCGAGCGCGACACGGTGGTCGTCTTCGGCGCCGGCCCTGTCGGACTGGCCGCGGCGCGATCGGCGTGGTTCCTCGGCGCGGGCCGGGTCATCGTCGTCGACCACATCGACTACCGACTGGAGAAGGCGAAGACCTTCGCGTTCGCGGAGACGATCCATCTGTCGGAGGTGGGCGACATCGTCCTCGCGCTGAAGAAGGCGACCGACTACCTGGGCGCGGATGTCGTGATCGATGCCGTCGGCGCGGAGGCGGACGGGAGCGTCCTGCAGCACGTGACCGGCGCGAAGCTGAAGCTGCAGGGCGGCTCACCCGTGGCCGTGAACTGGGCGATCGACTCTGCACGGAAGGGTGGCACGGTGTCGGTCATCGGCGCCTACGGCCCGATCGTCTCATCCGTCCGGCTCGGAGACATCGTCAACAAGGGATTGACCGTCCGCGCGAACCAAGCGCCCGTCAAACGTCAGTGGCCCCGCCTGCTCGAACACATCCAGAACGGGCACCTGCGCCCGAGCGACCTTCTCACTCACCGGTTCCCGCTGGAGCACATCGCCGAGGCGTACCACGTTTTCTCAGCGAAACTCGACGACTGCATCAAGCCGGTCGTGATCGTCGGAGAGGAATGACCATGCCCTACGAATCCGAGAAGCCCGATCTGGCGCCGTCGGCCGAGGACCTCCGAGCGAGGATTCCCGGCTGGGGCGCGGATCTCCCACCGGAGCACCGCCGCACGTGGCAGCAGCGTGAGGACCTCGAGCCGACGGGAGCCCACTGGAGCTTCCCCGATCGGCAGGCCGATGACCCACGCCGCGAACGATCCATCGAGCATGCGATGCTTACGCCGGTCTACGGGACCGTGCAACCGCTCCACGGGATCTCGGGGCGGATCCGCCGATTCGCCTACGATCACCTCAGCGAGACGAAGAACCTGCGCTGGCTCATCCTCGTGCTCGGCGACAGAACCGAATCCGTCGGAGCGCACGTCCGATCGTTCTTCACCCGGCACCCCGATGAGCCGGTGACGCAGACGGGGGTGCTCTCCGAACCGCGTCATCGGCCGGTGACATCGCGTTTCGGAAGGGGCCGCCTCGATCCCCG from the Microbacterium ginsengiterrae genome contains:
- a CDS encoding nuclear transport factor 2 family protein; its protein translation is MSAIDDHRWGDLGAFLHDDFSCRYVHTGESFDRASWIRLNAEYPGFEHLRVEEIVGDSGRAACRSHVTGRGREGVDHFECATFVRVRDGLICEMTEVWTDVSQAAPAGSRPDSTPSA
- a CDS encoding GNAT family N-acetyltransferase; the protein is MTTPDVVLAAERWTSPQIKHWSPQWRDNLAQWLEPSLALVGDAEWGGQIRDMVQLPVQDPLAWANRLIELSDGHWAVVGIRFRGRDIEKPFVDVIATSLPPVPSGLAALGEVLPHFSAFSPLCLRVNMPDPARELQALAASNADAGRATPDLLIVGRPVAEMLARPVASRYDDVSLVPCEPAAAAARVATIYDELAPSRPQLEQWATPADADALEDAADENLLFDVRVNGTSAGLIAAERDDAYGFTGFCVQEIVLDSDHRGQQIGVAALQRLCRELPSAPHDVLWGHIHPGNVPSLRNAQESGRKVVAAHVWLTPPGYNGMPE
- a CDS encoding DNA glycosylase AlkZ-like family protein; amino-acid sequence: MSAGVRALTRRVLNRTLLERQLLTRRVSRTPREAIEHLVAMQAQVPNGPYVGLWARLENFRRDDLTSLLEGRDVVHATMLRGTQHLARGEDFGWLRATVATLVRSALAQPYYAAQIEGIDPDELGRAGRGMLTGRTLQRRELGDLLVHRFPGRSPGRLAEAFELLEALVHPPPHPIWGGWGHRRGTPVALADEWLSRPIADASQPETMVLRYLAAFGPASVMDVQAWSGMTRLREIVEGQRPRLRVFRDEQGAELFDLPDAPLGEPDAPAPVRFLPAFDNAVLGHRDRTRVISEENRRRIAPRASAGVPLFLVDGFVEGSWSLTRDQLRMAPFRPLTDAETAAVRDEATHLARFVAPDGTEPAIIMT
- a CDS encoding VOC family protein — translated: MMQLNGFGNVVLPARDLPASIAAWTALLGREPAFHSDEFAAFSGDGVEIGLTAAPWVDHPLVFWTVEDIEQAHRALVAAGATAMTEVADGSLAELGTAEAAEGDNIDPGTGIVDMPGARLAVLKAADGNLIGITQEVPMDWSVDES
- a CDS encoding zinc-dependent alcohol dehydrogenase gives rise to the protein MKAMAYRGPYKIRVEEKPRPKIQHPNDAIVRVTRAAVCGSDLHLFHGMMPDTRIGHTFGHEIVGIVEDVGPSVQNLQRGDRVMVPFNIYCGSCYFCSRGLFSNCHNVNPNATAVGGIYGYSHTTGGYDGGQAEFVRVPFADVGPSVIPEWLSSEDALMLTDAFSTGYFGAQLGDIAERDTVVVFGAGPVGLAAARSAWFLGAGRVIVVDHIDYRLEKAKTFAFAETIHLSEVGDIVLALKKATDYLGADVVIDAVGAEADGSVLQHVTGAKLKLQGGSPVAVNWAIDSARKGGTVSVIGAYGPIVSSVRLGDIVNKGLTVRANQAPVKRQWPRLLEHIQNGHLRPSDLLTHRFPLEHIAEAYHVFSAKLDDCIKPVVIVGEE